One window from the genome of Cottoperca gobio unplaced genomic scaffold, fCotGob3.1 fCotGob3_189arrow_ctg1, whole genome shotgun sequence encodes:
- the plxna2 gene encoding plexin-A2 translates to MEGRRATRRTLSPDPKVRAFATLLGFWLLAAPALCSGQTFTSFHPERRDWLFNHLTVHQTTGALYIGAVNRVYKLSGNLTLLVSHDTGPEDDNKACYPPLIVQPCSEPLVSTNNVNKLLLIDYSQNRLLACGSLYQGVCKLLRLDDLFILVEPSHKKEHYLSSVNQTGTMYGVIVPSQGQDGTLFIGTAVDGKQDYFPTISSRKLPRDPESSAMLDYELHTDFVSSLIKIPSDTLALVSHFDIYYVYGFASGSFVYFLTVQPETPENSMSSSGSSSDLFYTSRIVRLCKDDRKFHSYVSLPIGCVKNGIEYRLLQAAYLGKPGRILAASLNISAQDDVLFTIFSKGQKQFHRPPDDSALCAFTIRDINARIKERLQSCYQGEGNLELNWLLGKDVQCTKAPVPIDDSFCGLDINQPLGGSQLVTGHTLYTETRDRMTSVTSYVYNGYCVAFVGTKSGRLKKIRVDGPPHGGVQYETLVVIKDGSPVLRDMAFSLDRSFLYVMSDRQ, encoded by the exons ATGGAGGGCCGGCGGGCTACGCGCAGGACTTTATCACCTGACCCTAAAGTACGAGCTTTTGCTACTCTGCTAGGCTTTTGGCTCTTAGCGGCCCCTGCCTTGTGCAGTGGGCAGACATTCACTAGTTTCCACCCCGAACGTCGAGACTGGCTCTTCAACCACCTGACAGTTCACCAGACCACAGGGGCTTTGTATATTGGAGCAGTCAACCGTGTGTACAAGCTCTCAGGCAACTTGACCCTCCTCGTTTCCCATGACACAGGCCCGGAGGACGACAACAAGGCCTGCTACCCTCCTCTGATTGTCCAGCCCTGTTCTGAGCCCCTGGTCTCCACCAACAATGTCAACAAGCTTCTCCTCATTGATTATTCCCAGAATCGGCTGCTGGCCTGTGGCAGCCTCTACCAGGGTGTCTGTAAACTCCTCAGATTGGATGACCTCTTTATCTTAGTGGAGCCCTCCCACAAGAAAGAGCATTACCTCTCCAGTGTCAACCAGACCGGGACCATGTACGGGGTCATTGTACCTTCGCAAGGCCAGGATGGCACGCTGTTCATCGGCACAGCAGTGGATGGGAAGCAGGACTACTTTCCCACCATCTCCAGTCGAAAGCTGCCCCGTGACCCAGAATCTTCCGCGATGCTCGACTATGAGTTGCACACTGACTTTGTGTCCTCCCTCATCAAGATTCCATCAGACACACTAGCTCTGGTCTCCCACTTTGACATCTACTATGTGTACGGCTTCGCCAGCGGCAGCTTTGTTTACTTCCTGACTGTGCAGCCAGAGACGCCGGAGAACAGCATGTCATCGAGCGGATCCTCCAGTGACCTGTTCTACACCTCTCGCATTGTCCGCCTCTGCAAAGACGATCGCAAGTTTCACTCCTACGTCTCTCTGCCCATCGGCTGTGTGAAGAACGGCATCGAGTACCGGCTGCTGCAGGCTGCCTACCTCGGCAAGCCGGGCCGCATCCTCGCTGCCTCGCTCAACATCAGCGCCCAAGACGACGTGCTCTTCACCATCTTCTCCAAGGGCCAGAAGCAGTTCCATCGCCCGCCGGATGACTCCGCACTCTGCGCCTTCACCATCCGAGACATCAACGCACGAATCAAGGAGCGCCTGCAGTCCTGCTACCAGGGAGAAGGAAACCTGGAGCTCAACTGGCTGCTTGGGAAGGATGTGCAGTGCACCAAAGCG CCGGTGCCTATCGACGACTCTTTCTGTGGTCTGGACATCAACCAGCCGCTCGGTGGTTCTCAGCTGGTGACCGGTCACACTCTCTACACCGAGACCCGGGACCGCATGACTTCTGTCACCTCCTATGTCTACAATGGCTACTGTGTAGCCTTTGTGGGCACCAAAAGCGGACGTCTAAAGAAG